One window of Agromyces rhizosphaerae genomic DNA carries:
- a CDS encoding arylsulfatase, giving the protein MTAQPPNVLLIVTDDQGYGDFGCTGNPWLRTPALDALAADSVRLDAFHTDPMCAPSRAALLSGCHSARAGVWSTLSGRYFLNRDLPTIADRFRASGYRTGMFGKWHLGDGKHYLPQDRGFDEALYHGGGVIGEMPDHWDNDYFDAVFHRNGRPERFADTYCTDVWFGEATDFIERSVDADVPFFCYLPVNAPHVPLDVHPRYAEPYLRQGVPDDRARFFGMIANIDENVGRLRARLAELGISDDTIIVYLGDNGTDGGAEVDAEGALTDGWNAGQRGKKCWPTDGGHRNLCLLHWPRGGWSGGRDVTTLTAHYDLLPTLAARCGLAHPDGAAPTDGRDLSGILTGAADDALDGRALVVHNQQRDNPTKYKDFAVLTRDWRLVQTTEWGPGRRELHAARDTGQVHDLAAEHPSVVTELMRVYDRWWDDLGDAFEQVWPFYAADDGEELTLTAHAWHGTTERPGIYDQNHCRTGEVANGYWLVDVRDPGRYRLELRRWPREVDRPITAGLPARVGVPHVADRPEGVALTIRTARISVTPDSANTGLPRLDVETSVDASATAVTHEWDLPAGRYRVQTWLTDDAGVERGAYYAYLTHTGVRAAQER; this is encoded by the coding sequence ATGACCGCACAGCCCCCGAACGTGCTCCTGATCGTCACCGACGACCAGGGGTACGGTGACTTCGGATGCACCGGGAACCCGTGGCTGCGCACGCCGGCGCTCGACGCGCTCGCCGCCGATTCGGTACGGCTCGATGCCTTCCACACCGATCCGATGTGCGCACCCAGCCGGGCCGCGCTGCTGAGCGGGTGCCACTCCGCACGCGCCGGAGTGTGGAGCACGCTGTCGGGACGCTACTTCCTCAACCGCGACCTGCCGACGATCGCAGACCGCTTCCGCGCGTCGGGCTACCGCACCGGCATGTTCGGCAAGTGGCACCTGGGCGACGGGAAGCACTATTTGCCCCAGGATCGGGGTTTCGACGAGGCCCTGTACCACGGAGGCGGAGTCATCGGCGAGATGCCCGATCACTGGGACAACGACTACTTCGACGCGGTGTTCCACCGCAACGGGCGGCCGGAGCGGTTCGCGGACACGTACTGCACGGACGTCTGGTTCGGCGAGGCGACCGACTTCATCGAGCGATCCGTCGACGCCGACGTCCCGTTCTTCTGCTATCTCCCGGTCAACGCACCGCACGTGCCGCTCGACGTGCATCCGCGCTACGCGGAGCCGTACCTCCGTCAGGGCGTGCCCGACGACCGGGCGCGCTTCTTCGGCATGATCGCCAACATCGACGAGAACGTCGGACGCCTCCGGGCTCGTCTCGCCGAGCTGGGGATCTCCGACGACACGATCATCGTCTACCTCGGCGACAATGGCACGGACGGCGGCGCCGAGGTCGACGCCGAAGGCGCGCTCACCGACGGTTGGAATGCGGGACAACGCGGCAAGAAGTGCTGGCCGACGGATGGCGGGCACCGCAACCTGTGTCTGCTGCACTGGCCCCGCGGCGGATGGAGCGGCGGGCGGGACGTCACCACGCTGACCGCCCACTACGACCTCCTCCCGACGCTCGCTGCTCGCTGCGGGCTGGCGCACCCCGACGGCGCCGCACCCACTGACGGACGCGACCTCTCCGGCATCCTCACCGGCGCCGCCGACGACGCGCTCGACGGGCGTGCGCTCGTCGTGCACAACCAGCAGCGCGACAACCCGACGAAGTACAAGGACTTCGCGGTGCTCACTCGCGACTGGCGACTCGTGCAGACCACCGAGTGGGGCCCGGGGAGACGGGAGCTCCACGCCGCCCGCGACACGGGCCAGGTGCACGACCTCGCGGCGGAGCATCCGTCGGTCGTGACCGAGCTGATGCGCGTCTACGACCGGTGGTGGGACGACCTGGGCGACGCGTTCGAGCAGGTCTGGCCGTTCTACGCCGCGGACGACGGCGAGGAGCTCACCCTGACGGCGCACGCGTGGCACGGCACGACCGAGCGGCCGGGCATCTACGACCAGAACCACTGCCGGACGGGCGAGGTCGCGAACGGCTACTGGCTGGTCGACGTGCGCGATCCGGGGCGATACCGGCTGGAGCTGCGGCGCTGGCCGCGGGAGGTCGACCGACCGATCACCGCCGGGCTGCCCGCACGGGTCGGCGTCCCGCACGTCGCGGACCGGCCGGAGGGCGTCGCCCTCACGATCCGAACGGCGCGAATCTCCGTGACTCCGGACTCCGCGAACACCGGCCTCCCGCGACTCGATGTCGAGACGTCGGTCGACGCGTCCGCGACCGCCGTGACCCACGAGTGGGACCTGCCGGCGGGCCGCTACCGGGTGCAGACCTGGCTCACCGACGACGCCGGCGTGGAGCGCGGTGCGTACTACGCGTACCTGACGCACACGGGAGTCCGGGCGGCGCAGGAGCGGTGA
- a CDS encoding glycoside hydrolase family 2 protein, producing MGRIEQDLSGHRWQMERMRPGRGTEEGLHLLPAEYQGTHFSWNFASVPGDVYTDLHRANEIDDPYVGRGMHRAKWAAEYEWWYSRRFAVDPSMRGRVIRLVFDGVDYSCDVWLNGTFLGRHEGMFSSFEFDVTDVVSWEDWRDGANMLMVKLDPPPKNYRNCGGRKVNFSGDYFSGLVPFGIWRPVRLEATGPVRVDSIRTDVSVHGDDRASVRMTAELVNHGDSEREVALSTLLRGWNVDVDTIGTEDVVVAPPGRTSATVHIDVEDARLWWPWDMGEQHLYDLVVEVRDANELLDARTERIGLREIEMQHNPGFTADQVEHPWTFVINGRRHFLRSACWGGQPSFLYGRNSPQKYEDRVALVREANINNLRIFGWHPPEAPEFYRLCDEAGITVWTNFSLATQAYPDDPEFVAAVVDECVAVVDARRNHPSQIFWMGGEEVFFSGAHERSGNLALMQAIGAAVADRTDVPYGLASPLSSEAGQRLGFKPNESMHANEHYYQGGAEYMEEYYPALECAIIPELTAASAPDVESLRRFIPEDELWPMGPSWAYHFADIDILKAINLEVFGDFRDGSLDEFVEATQVAQGTVIQFALETYRRRKPRMSGVSLCHFMTHVPDIKWGVIDYYGRRKASFDWLRRTYQPLLPSLAFDRRRWAPGTTFEGSAWVVNDYQRALGTLTLDWSVSGAGGAVVASGTSAVEVEEDSSIEVCPVRWDVPGDAEGTFGVELRLTDATGAGVAENAYVLLVDDQETAKARSLAFKAEADERSREHGHSIYRYWPDMWVEKDPA from the coding sequence GTGGGACGTATCGAGCAGGACCTGAGCGGCCACCGATGGCAGATGGAGCGAATGCGCCCGGGTCGCGGCACCGAGGAGGGGTTGCACCTGCTCCCCGCCGAATACCAGGGCACGCACTTCAGCTGGAACTTCGCGTCCGTTCCCGGTGACGTGTACACCGACCTGCACCGCGCCAACGAGATCGACGATCCGTACGTCGGTCGCGGCATGCACCGGGCCAAGTGGGCGGCCGAGTACGAGTGGTGGTACAGCAGGCGCTTCGCGGTGGACCCGTCGATGCGCGGTCGCGTCATCCGGCTGGTCTTCGACGGCGTGGACTACAGCTGCGACGTCTGGCTGAACGGCACCTTCCTCGGTCGACACGAGGGGATGTTCTCGTCGTTCGAGTTCGACGTGACCGACGTCGTGAGCTGGGAGGACTGGCGCGACGGTGCGAACATGCTCATGGTCAAGCTCGACCCCCCGCCGAAGAACTACCGCAATTGCGGCGGCAGGAAGGTCAATTTCTCCGGCGACTACTTCTCGGGCCTGGTGCCGTTCGGCATCTGGCGTCCGGTGCGCCTCGAGGCGACCGGGCCGGTGCGGGTCGACTCGATCCGAACCGATGTCAGCGTGCACGGCGACGACCGCGCATCCGTGCGCATGACCGCCGAGCTCGTCAACCACGGCGACTCCGAACGGGAGGTCGCGCTGTCGACGCTCCTGCGCGGATGGAACGTCGACGTCGACACGATCGGCACCGAGGACGTGGTCGTCGCGCCACCCGGGCGCACCTCCGCGACCGTGCACATCGACGTCGAGGATGCCCGACTCTGGTGGCCGTGGGACATGGGTGAGCAGCACCTGTACGACCTCGTGGTCGAGGTGCGCGACGCGAACGAACTCCTCGATGCGCGAACGGAGCGGATCGGGCTGCGCGAGATCGAGATGCAGCACAACCCGGGCTTCACCGCGGACCAGGTCGAACACCCGTGGACGTTCGTCATCAACGGGCGACGCCACTTCCTCCGCTCCGCGTGCTGGGGCGGCCAGCCCTCGTTCCTGTACGGCCGCAACTCGCCGCAGAAGTACGAGGACCGGGTGGCGCTCGTGCGCGAGGCGAACATCAACAACCTGCGCATCTTCGGGTGGCATCCGCCCGAGGCCCCCGAGTTCTACCGGCTGTGCGACGAAGCCGGCATCACCGTCTGGACCAACTTCAGCCTCGCCACGCAGGCGTACCCGGACGACCCGGAGTTCGTCGCAGCCGTGGTGGACGAGTGCGTCGCCGTCGTGGACGCGCGTCGCAACCACCCGTCGCAGATCTTCTGGATGGGAGGCGAGGAGGTGTTCTTCTCGGGAGCCCACGAACGCAGCGGGAACCTCGCACTGATGCAGGCGATCGGCGCCGCGGTGGCCGATCGCACGGATGTGCCGTACGGGCTCGCTTCGCCGCTGAGCTCCGAGGCCGGGCAGCGGCTCGGCTTCAAGCCCAACGAGAGCATGCACGCCAACGAGCACTACTACCAGGGCGGCGCCGAGTACATGGAGGAGTACTACCCGGCGCTCGAGTGCGCGATCATCCCGGAACTGACCGCTGCATCCGCACCCGACGTCGAGAGCCTCCGCCGGTTCATCCCCGAGGACGAGCTCTGGCCGATGGGGCCGAGTTGGGCGTATCACTTCGCCGACATCGACATCCTCAAGGCGATCAACCTCGAGGTGTTCGGCGACTTCCGCGACGGGAGCCTGGACGAGTTCGTCGAGGCGACGCAGGTCGCGCAGGGCACCGTCATCCAGTTCGCGCTCGAGACGTACCGTCGGCGGAAGCCGAGGATGAGCGGCGTCTCGCTCTGTCACTTCATGACCCACGTGCCCGACATCAAGTGGGGCGTCATCGACTACTACGGCAGGAGGAAGGCCTCGTTCGACTGGCTGCGACGCACCTACCAGCCTCTCCTGCCGAGCCTCGCCTTCGATCGGCGGCGGTGGGCGCCCGGCACGACGTTCGAGGGCTCGGCGTGGGTGGTGAACGACTACCAACGCGCCCTCGGGACGCTGACGCTCGACTGGAGCGTCAGCGGCGCCGGCGGCGCGGTCGTCGCCTCCGGAACGTCCGCGGTCGAGGTGGAGGAGGACAGCTCGATCGAAGTCTGCCCGGTGCGCTGGGACGTCCCCGGCGACGCCGAGGGGACCTTCGGGGTCGAGCTTCGACTGACGGATGCCACTGGAGCCGGCGTGGCGGAGAACGCCTACGTGCTGCTGGTCGACGACCAGGAGACCGCGAAGGCACGGAGCCTGGCGTTCAAGGCCGAGGCGGATGAACGATCGCGCGAGCACGGGCACAGCATCTACCGGTACTGGCCCGACATGTGGGTCGAGAAGGACCCCGCGTGA
- a CDS encoding LacI family DNA-binding transcriptional regulator codes for MGLESDGGGGTTAATGLRGRARLIDVAERSGVTKSVVSRIINGDDTLRIRPETRERVLGVAAELGYRPHAGARALSVSRTGAFALIIPDLRNSVYAAITRGAFRRAREHGYVMLFAEDTPSDPAGADEYADLVTSGRVDGLLVASARPGDPLVERLQQEPDSIAHVFVNREVDGSARNIGLDLEGATALAVQFLRDRGHRRIGHTSGPIELAPARAHTAGFARQMSDFGLDASATESGEFTERGGYEATLRLLEHRPELTAVYVSNFGQAVGALKAARDRGRSVPGDLSVIGYDDLAVADYLDPPLTTVAMPLDALGAAAVDALVEQIETRKPVGRRIDGGYHIVERASVARARASADA; via the coding sequence ATGGGACTCGAGAGCGACGGTGGCGGGGGCACGACGGCAGCCACGGGGCTGCGGGGCCGGGCGCGCCTGATCGACGTCGCCGAGCGCAGCGGGGTGACCAAGTCCGTCGTGTCGCGCATCATCAACGGCGACGACACCCTCCGCATCCGTCCGGAGACACGCGAGCGCGTGCTCGGCGTGGCCGCGGAGCTGGGCTACCGACCGCACGCGGGCGCCCGGGCGCTCTCGGTCTCGCGCACCGGTGCGTTCGCGCTGATCATCCCCGACCTGCGGAACAGCGTGTACGCGGCGATCACGCGCGGGGCGTTCCGACGGGCGCGCGAGCACGGCTACGTCATGCTCTTCGCGGAGGACACGCCGTCGGATCCGGCGGGCGCGGACGAGTACGCCGACCTCGTGACATCCGGTCGCGTCGACGGGCTCCTGGTGGCGTCCGCGCGGCCAGGTGACCCGCTCGTCGAGCGCCTGCAGCAGGAGCCCGACTCCATCGCCCACGTCTTCGTCAACCGCGAGGTGGACGGATCCGCGCGCAACATCGGCCTCGATCTGGAAGGTGCCACGGCGCTCGCCGTGCAGTTCCTCCGCGACCGGGGCCATCGTCGCATCGGGCATACCAGCGGTCCGATCGAGCTTGCGCCGGCGCGAGCGCACACCGCGGGGTTCGCACGGCAGATGAGCGACTTCGGGCTCGACGCGTCGGCCACCGAGTCGGGCGAGTTCACGGAGCGGGGCGGATACGAGGCCACGCTGCGGCTGCTCGAGCACCGGCCCGAACTGACGGCGGTCTACGTCTCGAACTTCGGCCAGGCCGTCGGAGCGTTGAAAGCCGCGCGCGACCGGGGGCGATCGGTGCCCGGCGACCTCTCCGTGATCGGCTACGACGACCTGGCGGTCGCCGATTATCTCGATCCGCCGCTGACCACCGTGGCGATGCCGCTCGACGCGCTCGGCGCCGCCGCCGTGGACGCCCTGGTCGAGCAGATCGAGACCCGGAAGCCGGTGGGTCGGCGCATCGACGGCGGCTATCACATCGTGGAGCGGGCGTCCGTCGCGCGCGCGCGTGCGTCCGCAGACGCCTGA
- a CDS encoding Gfo/Idh/MocA family protein, with protein sequence MGGPHQVGIVGLGVISGAYLETLAGHPALRIAAVADLDESRARSAASAIDGCRPMSTAALVADPSIGTVLNLTVPAAHAEVALAAISHGTDVFGEKPLAATFADAERVVEAAQAAGVRLGCAPDTVLGTGVQTARAAVDDGRIGRPVGATATWVSPGHEHWHPAPDFYYREGGGPLLDMGPYYLTSLVQLLGPVVAVSGAASRAHAERTIATGPRAGDTVPVDVDTHVVGVLEHADGAISSVTMSFDAVASSARPLEVYGTNGALVVPDPNTHGGEVSMRRTGDETWTVLPPSAGYVDAGRGIGLLDFVAGHDRASGAMGLHVLEVMEALHRAAAHGTREVLSTTVEPPARVPLTALRDWREG encoded by the coding sequence GTGGGCGGCCCGCACCAGGTAGGAATCGTCGGACTGGGCGTCATCTCAGGCGCCTACCTCGAGACGCTCGCCGGCCATCCGGCGCTGCGCATCGCGGCGGTCGCAGACCTCGACGAGTCGCGCGCCCGCTCCGCAGCTTCGGCGATCGACGGGTGCCGGCCGATGTCGACCGCAGCCCTCGTCGCCGACCCGAGCATCGGAACCGTGCTGAACCTGACCGTTCCCGCCGCGCACGCCGAGGTGGCGCTCGCTGCCATCTCCCACGGCACGGACGTGTTCGGCGAGAAGCCGCTCGCGGCCACCTTCGCCGACGCCGAGCGGGTCGTCGAAGCGGCACAGGCCGCGGGCGTCCGACTCGGCTGCGCGCCCGACACCGTGCTCGGCACAGGGGTGCAGACCGCACGCGCGGCGGTCGACGACGGTCGGATCGGTCGCCCCGTCGGGGCGACCGCGACCTGGGTGTCGCCGGGGCATGAACACTGGCACCCCGCCCCCGACTTCTACTACCGCGAGGGCGGCGGGCCGCTGCTCGACATGGGACCGTACTACCTCACGAGCCTCGTGCAGCTCCTCGGCCCGGTGGTCGCCGTGTCGGGGGCCGCCTCGCGCGCCCACGCCGAGCGGACGATCGCCACCGGACCGCGCGCGGGAGACACCGTGCCGGTCGACGTCGACACCCACGTCGTGGGCGTGCTCGAGCACGCGGACGGGGCGATCTCGAGCGTGACGATGAGCTTCGACGCAGTGGCGAGTTCTGCACGGCCCCTCGAGGTCTACGGGACGAACGGCGCCCTGGTCGTGCCGGACCCGAACACGCACGGGGGAGAGGTCTCGATGCGTCGAACCGGCGACGAGACGTGGACCGTGCTGCCGCCATCGGCGGGATACGTCGACGCGGGCCGGGGGATCGGCCTGCTCGACTTCGTCGCCGGACACGACCGGGCGAGCGGTGCGATGGGGCTGCATGTCCTCGAGGTGATGGAGGCGCTGCACCGGGCGGCCGCGCACGGCACGCGCGAGGTGCTCTCCACGACGGTCGAGCCGCCGGCACGCGTGCCGCTCACGGCGTTGCGCGACTGGCGCGAGGGCTGA
- a CDS encoding aldehyde dehydrogenase family protein translates to MAAIQHYPCFIDGVPVDAASGAVVEVDDPATGEIWATVPDFDADDAARAIESAHAAQRAWADLPAIERGRWVGRLAQAVEERRAYFVNLLVREQGKPAGEADAEVTDTVTYLSYAAEAARRIEGKIFPSENPGEQLWIQSVPYGATVGMCAYNYPLALIGRKVGPALVTGNTMVLKPHEATPVTASEFCRLAAEIGLPEGVLNVVTGSGIEASSALVTNPLTRLVSLTGSTRAGQAIYRSVADNVPGLVLELGGKASFIVLEDADLDTAVEAAVTSRFVNAGQVCICNELVLVHEAIAEEFTARVAERVREIQLADPADGTGMGPSSTGASVERIDGMLRSSVEMGATVEVGGARPSDPRFARGHWYLPTVVSGVTRDMPLATTEIFGPILPIVTVADYAEALEICNDREDALSAYIFTRDASTIFHAINHMEVGTVFVNQPITGYIQGYHSGHKRSGLAGEDGVFGIESYLQRRTVYLNYG, encoded by the coding sequence ATGGCTGCGATTCAGCATTATCCGTGCTTCATCGACGGCGTGCCCGTCGACGCCGCATCCGGCGCGGTGGTCGAGGTGGACGATCCGGCCACCGGCGAGATCTGGGCGACCGTGCCCGACTTCGACGCCGACGATGCGGCCCGCGCGATCGAGAGCGCCCACGCCGCCCAGCGCGCCTGGGCGGACCTGCCTGCGATCGAGCGGGGCCGGTGGGTGGGGCGCCTCGCCCAGGCGGTCGAGGAGCGGCGCGCGTACTTCGTGAACCTGCTGGTACGGGAGCAGGGGAAGCCCGCCGGCGAGGCGGACGCCGAGGTGACGGACACCGTCACGTACCTCAGCTACGCCGCGGAGGCGGCGAGGCGCATCGAGGGCAAGATCTTCCCGTCGGAGAACCCCGGCGAGCAGCTCTGGATCCAGAGCGTGCCGTACGGTGCGACCGTCGGAATGTGCGCGTACAACTACCCGCTCGCCCTGATCGGCCGGAAGGTGGGCCCGGCGCTCGTGACCGGCAACACCATGGTGCTGAAGCCGCACGAGGCGACTCCGGTCACCGCGTCCGAGTTCTGCCGCCTCGCCGCCGAGATCGGCCTTCCGGAGGGTGTGCTGAACGTCGTCACCGGCTCCGGCATCGAGGCGAGCTCGGCCCTGGTCACGAATCCGCTCACGCGACTGGTCTCGCTGACCGGCAGCACGCGAGCCGGCCAGGCGATCTATCGTTCGGTCGCCGACAACGTGCCCGGCCTCGTGCTCGAGCTCGGCGGCAAGGCGTCGTTCATCGTCTTGGAGGACGCAGACCTCGACACGGCGGTCGAGGCGGCCGTGACCTCGCGTTTCGTCAACGCCGGACAGGTCTGCATCTGCAACGAGCTGGTGCTGGTGCACGAGGCGATCGCCGAGGAATTCACCGCCCGCGTTGCCGAGCGCGTGCGCGAGATCCAACTCGCCGACCCGGCCGACGGAACCGGCATGGGCCCGAGCTCGACCGGGGCGAGCGTCGAGCGCATCGACGGCATGCTCCGCAGCAGCGTCGAGATGGGTGCCACGGTCGAGGTGGGCGGAGCCCGTCCGTCCGACCCGCGCTTCGCGCGCGGCCACTGGTACCTGCCGACCGTGGTCAGCGGCGTCACGCGCGACATGCCGCTCGCCACGACCGAGATCTTCGGGCCGATCCTCCCGATCGTGACGGTCGCCGACTACGCGGAAGCACTGGAGATCTGCAACGACCGCGAGGACGCGCTCTCGGCGTACATCTTCACCCGCGACGCCAGCACCATCTTCCATGCGATCAACCACATGGAGGTGGGCACGGTGTTCGTGAACCAGCCGATCACCGGATACATCCAGGGTTACCACTCGGGCCACAAGCGAAGCGGGCTGGCAGGCGAGGACGGGGTCTTCGGCATCGAGAGCTACCTCCAGCGCCGCACGGTCTACCTCAACTACGGCTGA
- a CDS encoding enoyl-CoA hydratase/isomerase family protein: MHDAATRAVGREWTDVEREGAIATITLDRPPANAYTIACHAELVHAIDLLEADPRVRVVRLRSASPKFFSAGADLRDYAAGSVEARSALADAARRTCARIETSGLIFVAEIAGHALGGGLELALACDIRIASRAQYTLGLPEIALGLMPGNGGTQRLPRIVGRARAAELLLTGEPFTPEDALEWGLVTQLHDPIDFEERAALLARRISVAAPLALSATKRALQRGVDVDLERALEIEAGEGAHLVASADAAEGLAAFLEKRPPRFEGR, encoded by the coding sequence GTGCACGACGCAGCGACCCGGGCCGTCGGCCGCGAGTGGACCGACGTGGAACGGGAGGGCGCGATCGCGACCATCACGCTCGACCGCCCGCCGGCCAACGCGTACACGATCGCGTGCCATGCCGAGCTCGTCCACGCCATCGACCTGCTCGAGGCCGACCCCCGGGTCCGAGTCGTCCGGCTCCGCAGTGCCAGCCCGAAGTTCTTCTCGGCGGGAGCCGACCTGCGCGACTACGCCGCCGGCTCGGTCGAAGCGCGGTCGGCACTGGCGGATGCGGCGAGGCGGACCTGCGCCCGGATCGAGACGTCCGGGCTGATCTTCGTGGCCGAAATCGCCGGCCACGCGCTGGGCGGGGGATTAGAGCTCGCGCTCGCCTGCGACATCCGGATCGCCTCGCGCGCGCAGTACACCCTCGGGCTCCCCGAGATCGCGCTCGGCCTCATGCCCGGCAACGGAGGGACCCAGCGACTGCCGCGCATCGTGGGTCGCGCCCGGGCTGCCGAGCTGCTCCTCACCGGGGAACCGTTCACCCCCGAGGACGCGCTCGAATGGGGACTCGTGACGCAGCTCCACGACCCGATCGACTTCGAGGAGCGTGCCGCGCTGCTCGCGCGTCGCATCTCGGTCGCGGCTCCGCTCGCCCTCTCCGCGACGAAGCGGGCGCTGCAGCGCGGGGTCGATGTCGATCTCGAACGAGCGCTCGAGATCGAGGCGGGCGAGGGGGCGCACCTCGTCGCGAGCGCGGATGCCGCTGAGGGACTCGCGGCATTCTTGGAGAAGCGTCCACCACGGTTCGAGGGTCGATGA
- a CDS encoding Gfo/Idh/MocA family protein, with protein sequence MTSNERLRVAVIGGGFMGRMHTQAWRTAPRFFRLPRRVEPAVLVGRRRDGAADASALGWPEYSDDWREVVEREDIDVVDVCTPGDTHAEIALAALAAGKHVLCEKPLANSVEDADRMADAAAAATGVAMCGFSYRRTPALALARSMITDGWIGAIRHVRAQYLQDWLSDPDAPHTWRLDRDRAGSGALGDIGAHSIDTAQWLTGDRIAEVSATVRTFVPDRPPMARANGLGGTGARGARLPVTVDDAVAFTARFEGGALGVFEATRMATGRRNANRIEINGSAGSIAFDFERMNELEYYDAADAAGRQGFRRIQATESEHPYAGAWWPAGHGLGYEHLFVHQVVDFVWATVGATDAGAPTFGEAADLQRVLAAVEQSAANDAVMRTVRRRTEQRRDA encoded by the coding sequence ATGACCTCGAACGAACGCCTGCGGGTCGCCGTCATCGGCGGCGGGTTCATGGGGCGCATGCACACCCAGGCATGGCGGACCGCGCCGCGGTTCTTCCGTCTCCCGCGTCGGGTGGAGCCGGCCGTGCTCGTCGGCCGCCGGCGGGACGGCGCGGCGGACGCCTCGGCGCTCGGATGGCCCGAGTACTCCGACGACTGGCGCGAGGTCGTCGAGCGGGAGGACATCGACGTGGTCGACGTCTGCACGCCGGGCGACACCCACGCCGAGATCGCGCTGGCGGCGCTCGCCGCAGGCAAGCACGTGCTCTGCGAGAAGCCCCTCGCGAACTCGGTCGAGGACGCCGATCGGATGGCCGACGCGGCGGCAGCCGCGACCGGCGTGGCGATGTGCGGCTTCAGCTACCGCCGCACGCCCGCGCTGGCCCTGGCACGGAGCATGATCACCGACGGGTGGATCGGGGCGATCCGCCACGTGCGCGCGCAGTACCTGCAGGACTGGCTGAGCGATCCGGACGCGCCGCACACCTGGCGACTCGACCGGGATCGCGCCGGCTCGGGTGCGCTCGGCGACATCGGCGCCCACTCGATCGACACGGCGCAGTGGCTGACCGGCGACCGGATCGCCGAGGTCTCGGCGACGGTCCGCACGTTCGTGCCCGACCGGCCGCCGATGGCTCGCGCGAACGGCCTGGGCGGCACCGGCGCGCGCGGCGCTCGGCTGCCCGTGACCGTGGACGACGCGGTGGCGTTCACCGCCCGATTCGAGGGAGGCGCCCTCGGCGTGTTCGAGGCGACCCGCATGGCGACCGGGCGGCGCAACGCGAACCGCATCGAGATCAACGGCTCGGCCGGTTCGATCGCGTTCGACTTCGAGCGGATGAACGAACTCGAATACTACGATGCCGCCGACGCGGCCGGCCGGCAGGGCTTCCGCCGGATTCAGGCCACCGAGTCCGAGCACCCCTACGCGGGGGCGTGGTGGCCGGCCGGCCACGGGCTGGGCTACGAGCACCTGTTCGTCCACCAGGTCGTCGACTTCGTCTGGGCGACCGTGGGCGCGACGGATGCAGGCGCCCCGACGTTCGGGGAGGCTGCCGACCTGCAGCGCGTGCTCGCGGCCGTCGAGCAGAGCGCGGCGAACGACGCGGTGATGAGGACGGTGCGCCGGCGCACCGAGCAGAGGAGAGATGCATGA
- a CDS encoding ThuA domain-containing protein: MTRNALVVRGGWQGHRPAAATGLFLPFLRDEGFDVTIEEDPEVYADAERMVDVDLIVQSVTMSEIGDDALRGLRTAVEAGTGLAGWHGGIADSYRASADYLQLVGGQFATHPSKHPDETRGDETDNYLDHRIEMTDLGREHEITRGIEDFTLHTEQYWVLHDDLIDVLATTTHPTRPHHPWHRPLTSPAVWTRRWGSGRIFVATPGHSPDILADVSVRTIIERGMLWAARTR; the protein is encoded by the coding sequence ATGACCCGGAACGCCCTCGTGGTCCGCGGCGGATGGCAGGGCCATCGTCCCGCCGCTGCGACCGGACTGTTCCTGCCGTTCCTGAGAGACGAGGGGTTCGACGTGACGATCGAGGAGGATCCCGAGGTCTACGCCGACGCAGAGCGGATGGTCGACGTCGATCTCATCGTGCAGTCCGTGACGATGTCGGAGATCGGCGATGATGCCCTTCGCGGGCTGCGAACCGCAGTGGAGGCCGGAACCGGCCTCGCCGGATGGCACGGCGGAATCGCGGACTCGTATCGGGCGAGTGCGGACTACCTCCAGTTGGTCGGCGGCCAGTTCGCCACGCATCCGTCGAAGCATCCGGATGAGACGCGCGGTGACGAGACGGACAACTACCTCGACCATCGGATCGAGATGACGGATCTCGGTCGCGAGCACGAGATCACGCGAGGCATCGAGGACTTCACGCTGCACACGGAGCAGTACTGGGTGCTGCACGACGACCTCATCGACGTGCTCGCCACCACGACGCATCCGACCCGTCCGCATCACCCGTGGCATCGTCCGCTCACGTCCCCGGCGGTGTGGACCCGCCGCTGGGGATCGGGACGGATCTTCGTCGCGACGCCCGGGCACAGCCCGGACATCCTCGCGGACGTCAGCGTGCGCACAATCATCGAGAGGGGAATGCTGTGGGCGGCCCGCACCAGGTAG